From one Acipenser ruthenus chromosome 21, fAciRut3.2 maternal haplotype, whole genome shotgun sequence genomic stretch:
- the LOC117427962 gene encoding E1A-binding protein p400-like isoform X14, whose protein sequence is MHHGSGAQNVQRQLQRSKSFTGTEAEEQQQQSTNLPQSPVTSFAPSASPSAPQSPNYQIIMSRSPVPGQNVNITLQNVGQMVGGNQQITLTPLPLQNPASPGFQHSAQQWRFEHSSPSYIQVTSPLPQQVQPQSPTQHSPVPVQALQGVQRAGAPATGLSMCGQSPTRGFVDASMLVRQISLSSPSSSGHFVYQDGSGLAQLASGSAGQVQLSSPGTPGSVRERRLSQPHSQTGGTIHHLGPQSPAASGASIQTLGSPGHITTSSLPPQISSIIQGQLIQQQQQVLHGQQLGRAMGFDRTPPGMLSGVGGSAASFGMASPLPPSSPSRANAPQGLSNPPLTPTSASASVKKQPKKLEIPPATPEIAQLRKQCLEQHRKATESLKDSFKEHLIELFFLQHLQGNMMDFLAFKKKPCGPLFMYLRQNDLDLEDDEEEEQSEVINDEVKMVTGKDGQAGTPVAIATQLPPNVSAAFSSPQQQFQTHQGTPVAGTANSVEIEAFKRQQALAQADQARRPRIEVGRHGMVFQHPGIAPLGSPGVPLQQLMPTVQGGMPPTPQTIQMAGQKQSQQQYDPSKGPPVQNAASLHTPPPQLPSRLQPTSMPLNALPPGLQLAQQQLVEAQAQPQTPLQVQVKQQLGPVSIANTPQTQLQAQLQQQMQPGLHVQMQTAQQLPQCQAQLQQVQATVALVRPGADSSPACQRLVVNSIPTSSLSPAPLAGTVSPSTTYSTLTHRTSPGSNKPLSPVSQSKLTVSSIPKMSSLVQGGAQDGSQDKQAEQAKLENQVHQRIAELRKEGLWSMSRLPKLQDAPRPKSHWDYLLEEMQWMAADFSQERRWKVAAAKKLVRTCARYHDEQRQIEEREKTEEEARLRRIACTIAKEVEYFWANIEQVVEVKLQIEVHEKRRKALSLCRAPKEGKDAKPIQETGVKSEKESSLELSPAGRKRKASTSTVQEEVEDEESTLEEQEAVEGAADHKNELAELDKEAKMSLDTLVEQYAGAYAENFEWPHPSSHSEDEDRDEEVEESPLESYNEEILIDSLLSIEEHGGPESSKAPLTDGQKPRKDIAEVAAAAELLLPKGSARATAVFRNAAPFLLHGSLREYQQIGVDWLASLYKKHLNGILADETGLGKTVQTAAFLAHLACKEGNWGPHLVVVRTCKILSWEMEIKRWCPSLKILVYLGNKKERRLKRRMWSESNGFHVCLTSFKLLLKDHKDFLRKRWKYLVLDEIQLLKNMTEKHWETILTLKSQQRLLLINTPLQNTLKELWTMIHFLLPGITRQYLDFPVKAGTDENQEYCHKLVIRLHRVIQPFILRRSKRDVEKQLPKKYEHILKCRLSSRQKILYEDVMTQTRSQEALKTGHFVSVLHVLMQLQRICNHPDLVHPRTTRSAYVSAALQYTTPSLVLGAIQYDPWKNVDMSIFDLIGNENKLTRYEAEEVLPKQKVTRKLIEEIYTAPDPPARPKQVKLKPSRLFEPVQYGQKPEGRTVAFPGSPPQRTPTTTTTAATVSQQGQVRGKSPVTTVPATQAAGTPFQPTQTTTTTTTTASSVSTPPTPGQQTVTSAASVSGSTTSSTSTVSKALSSPAGGAVPQLGQTAPVPVSRPAQVTPQAPAHTMQQSVLPQRLVLTSQAQARLPSGEVVKIAQLASITGSQSRITQPEMPVTLQFQGNKFTLSSSQLRQLTAGQPLQLQGTLGNILQIVSAPGQQILRPQGSVVMQTVSQTQPVQNAVTAPSQQAQTATAPTTTAVQGKAPAVVVRTAVPSTAAGDQTANVKAVAATGTTTQEASEARNRLVKERLDRVFSANERRCSRSVFYGADLLEVCSVFDKDPVPKPATESNNSWRWIGRANCLSVQQASASVSHLQEALFTSEQRREALQDMAQRFVCVVPPAIAPAPQLYSANPPPQYSLELKMFRHKFHQEMAPHTKQLRSPTANHLIEFPDLRLLQMDSGKLEALSVLLHKLKSEGRRVLIFTQMVKMLDILEKFLDYHHLPYVRINEKTPAEQRQEQMRNFNRNKQIFCTILSNRCGSVVGSVLDADTVVFYDTDLNPSMDAKTQEWCDRIGRSKDIHIYRLGSGNSIEEKLLKNGTKDLIREVAAQGTDYTLAFLTQRTIQDLFEVESGSGEKVEEFVVLHQDPSPAETISPRIARPYIQALNSIGKEGASGAPIKSEDDSAAETSEDLGVEGDVKYEDEPSRLEELVAVVEQLTPIEKYALHYLEFVHMSSTEEEERKAMEKMIAAKKEWEVQQLKKLKIEDEERMMLEEEEDLFTYTREDAYNMEYVYDGPDGQTEIMPLWTPPTPPQDDNDVYIDSVICLMYDSTPVPESKLPPVYVRKEHKRLKMDPSAAGRKKKQRHGETVIPPRSLFDKGSFLKPRREGKDQKKNFSLKQQAPFAKPLPSLVKPAVEAGQDNPEWLISEDWALLQAVKQLLELPLNLSIVSAAHTPNWDMVSDVVNSCSRVYRSPKQCRSRYENVIIPREEGKLVYEANPKKKTKSIYKSKNSRPLRTCQIYAQDDSATHIHLYNSRFELMKIIASKRSPPIKPLLGMNPFQKNPKHASVLAESGINYDKPLPPIQVASQRAERIAKEKKALAEQQRAQQLAQQQAGPQPPPPPTPQPQTQQPAQPQAVPQAQAVVQAAGNTVTNTASLAGTIKTAAVGTSLQTAPVSGNVIVNTVAGVPASSFQPTNKRLASPVIPATLTTTVGASPQVVHTQQRTVSTPAAPAEVVAIATNQGVRTVTPVTASTVSTTLTPVQTQNRSLITQVNPATAPSMQLPPGKGITHAQLHLLRQQQAQVQVQQIQAQAGSPAQIKTVGKPTQEQFLKIQQKQKLQLQHQQAVAAQQQTQQPSQQAAQAQQQQGQQQQQITAVTTSRGGPVLTGTTVTNLQVARLTRVAGTQLQAQGQIQSQPAQTAQVTLTKPPVVSVPAVTTLPVTMAGISVAIGQPQKAGGQVVAHQLQMQQHLLNLKKQQAAAAAAAQQQKAVQTQVGQGQGTVQQKVTVQAQQPTQQKVTYTTAQLQPGIKTQFLTTSIAQAQKPSAAQQVQTQLQVAKLPQIVQQQTVANIQQMVSASQMQGQTQTLTLSQNTGQQQVQVIPAGTATAQKLLQQQVGLAASPHSPAQGAASSESQGQQQAKVQVRAAPAVRVKAPTKPS, encoded by the exons ATGCACCATGGAAGTGGGGCCCAGAATGTGCAGCGCCAGCTTCAGAGATCCAAGTCTTTCACAGGTACTGAGGCAGAAGAGCAGCAACAGCAGTCCACAAACCTTCCTCAATCACCGGTGACCTCTTTCGCTCCATCCGCCAGCCCCTCTGCCCCTCAGTCCCCCAACTACCAGATCATCATGAGCCGGAGTCCTGTCCCAGGGCAGAACGTCAACATCACTCTGCAAAATGTAGGGCAGATGGTAGGGGGGAACCAGCAGATAACCCTCACCCCTCTGCCACTCCAGAACCCGGCATCCCCCGGGTTCCAGCACAGCGCCCAGCAATGGAGGTTTGAACACAGCTCTCCTTCTTACATCCAAGTCACGTCGCCCTTACCACAGCAAGTTCAGCCGCAGAGCCCCACCCAGCACAGCCCAGTACCTGTTCAGGCTTTGCAGGGGGTGCAAAGGGCTGGCGCTCCTGCGACTGGGTTAAGTATGTGTGGTCAAAGCCCGACTCGAGGATTTGTGGATGCCAGCATGCTTGTCAGGCAAATAAGCCTCAGTAGTCCATCAAGCAGCGGCCACTTTGTGTACCAGGATGGGTCAGGACTGGCACAGCTGGCATCGGGTTCAGCCGGACAGGTGCAGCTGTCTTCTCCTGGCACCCCAGGGTCTGTGCGGGAACGCAGGCTGTCTCAACCCCACTCCCAGACCGGCGGGACCATTCACCACCTGGGGCCTCAGAGTCCAGCAGCAAGCGGGGCCTCCATACAGACACTGGGAAGCCCAGGTCACATCACAACTTCCAGCTTGCCACCTCAGATCAGCAGCATTATCCAGGGCCAGCtgattcagcagcagcagcaggtgcttCATGGGCAGCAGCTCGGCAGGGCCATGGGTTTTGATAGGACTCCCCCGGGGATGCTAAGTGGGGTCGGTGGATCGGCTGCCTCTTTTGGCATGGCCTCCCCTCTGCCTCCCTCCAGCCCGTCCCGTGCCAACGCACCACAAGGATTGTCAAACCCCCCGCTCACCCCTACCAGCGCCTCAGCCTCGGTGAAGAAGCAGCCCAAGAAGCTGGAGATCCCGCCTGCCACTCCCGAGATTGcccagctgaggaagcaatgccTAGAGCAGCACAGAAAAGCCACAGAGAGCCTGAAAGACAGCTTCAAGGAGCATCTGATCGAGCTGTTCTTTCTGCAGCACCTGCAAGGGAACATGATGGACTTCTTGGCTTTCAAGAAGAAGCCTTGCGGGCCGCTTTTCATGTACCTGCGGCAGAACGACCTGGACCTGGAGGATGATGAGGAAGAGGAGCAGTCGGAAGTCATTAATGATGAG GTAAAAATGGTGACAGGAAAAGATGGTCAGGCCGGTACTCCTGTTGCTATAGCAACACAGCTTCCTCCTAATGTATCTGCTGCCTTTTCCTCACCACAGCAACAGTTTCAG ACTCATCAGGGTACGCCAGTGGCTGGTACTGCAAATTCCGTGGAGATTGAAGCCTTTAAAAGACAACAGGCTTTAGCACAAGCAG ATCAGGCTAGGAGGCCCCGGATTGAAGTTGGTCGCCATGGGATGGTTTTCCAGCATCCTGGTATAGCACCTTTAGGATCACCTGGGGTTCCTCTTCAACAGCTTATGCCAACAGTGCAAG GAGGGATGCCCCCAACTCCTCAAACCATTCAAATGGCAGGTCAGAAGCAGAGCCAGCAGCAGTATGATCCATCCAAGGGGCCTCCGGTCCAGAATGCTGCCAGCCTCCACACCCCTCCGCCCCAGTTGCCAAGCAGACTGCAGCCGACCAGCATGCCTCTGAACGCACTCCCTCCCGGGCTACAGTTAGCACAGCAGCAGCTGGTGGAAGCCCAGGCTCAGCCCCAGACTCCGCTCCAGGTCCAGGTTAAACAGCAGCTGGGACCAGTGTCCATCGCTAACACCCCTCAGACGCAGCTCCAGGCTCAGCTCCAGCAACAAATGCAGCCAGGACTTCATGTCCAGATGCAGACGGCACAACAGCTTCCACAGTGTCAGGCCCAGCTACAGCAAGTGCAAGCG acTGTAGCTCTGGTGCGACCTGGTGCTGATTCTTCCCCGGCCTGTCAGAGGCTGGTGGTCAATTCTATACCTACTTCTTCACTTTCACCAGCACCCCTTGCAGGTACAGTGTCGCCTTCTACCACCTActcaacactgacacacagaaccTCCCCAGGATCCAACAAACCTCTCTCTCCAGTCTCTCAGTCCAAACTGACTGTTTCATCAATACCGAAAATGTCTAGCCTTGTGCAGGGGGGTGCACAAGACGGTTCTCAAGACAAGCAAGCAGAGCAAGCTAAACTG GAAAACCAGGTCCACCAGAGGATAGCTGAACTGCGCAAAGAGGGCTTGTGGTCAATGAGCAGACTGCCCAAACTGCAGGATGCCCCGCGGCCCAAGTCTCACTGGGATTACCTTCTGGAGGAGATGCAGTGGATGGCAGCCGACTTTTCCCAGGAGAGGAGGTGGAAGGTGGCTGCTGCTAAGAAG CTTGTGAGGACCTGTGCGCGTTACCATGATGAACAAAGACAGATAGAAGAAAGGGAGAAGACAGAGGAGGAAGCCAGACTCCGGCGTATTGCATGCACCATTGCAAAAGAAGTGGAGTATTTCTGGGCTAATATTGAACAG gttgtTGAAGTCAAACTACAGATTGAGGTCCACgagaaaagaagaaaagcattAAGCCTATGCAGAGCACCAAAAGAAG GAAAAGATGCCAAACCTATTCAGGAAACTGGAGTTAAATCAGAAAAAGAGAGCAGCTTAGAGTTATCCCCTGCTGGAAGAAAGCGAAAAGCAAGCACATCAACAGTTCAAGAAGAAG ttgAGGATGAGGAGAGCACTTTAGAAGAGCAGGAAGCTGTTGAAGGAGCTGCAGATCATAAGAACGAGTTGGCAGAGCTGGATAAAGAAG CCAAGATGTCTTTGGACACCTTGGTGGAACAGTATGCTGGTGCCTATGCAGAAAACTTCGAGTGGCCTCACCCTAGTTCTCACAGTGAAGATGAAGACAGAGATGAAG AAGTGGAAGAGTCTCCACTTGAGAGCTACAATGAAGAGATCCTCATAGACTCACTGCTCAGCATTGAGGAGCACGGAGGCCCAGAAAGCTCAAAAGCTCCTCTGACTGACGGGCAGAAACCTAGGAAAGACATTGCTGAAGTGGCTGCTGCTGCAGAACTTCTCCTGCCCAAGGGAAGCGCGAGGGCCACCGctgtg TTTCGGAATGCGGCACCGTTTCTCCTGCATGGCAGCCTCCGGGAATACCAGCAGATTGGTGTGGACTGGCTGGCGAGCCTCTATAAGAAACACCTGAATGGTATCCTGGCAGATGAAACCGGCTTGGGCAAGACTGTTCAAACAGCAGCGTTCCTGGCACATTTGGCTTGTAAAGAAG GGAACTGGGGTCCACATCTGGTTGTGGTGCGGACGTGTAAAATTTTGAGCTGGGAGATGGAGATTAAACGCTGGTGCCCGAGTTTGAAAATTCTGGTGTACCTAGGCAACAAAAAAGAGCGAAGATTAAAAAGAAGG aTGTGGTCCGAGTCAAACGGCTTCCACGTGTGTTTGACTTCCTTTAAACTGCTGCTGAAGGATCACAAGGACTTTCTCAGGAAGAGGTGGAAGTACCTGGTACTGGATGAAATCCAGCTTCTCAAAAACATGACAGAAAAACACTGGGAAACAATCCTTACTTTAAAAAG TCAGCAGAGGCTGCTGTTGATCAACACCCCTCTCCAGAATACCTTGAAGGAGCTGTGGACCATGATACATTTCCTTTTGCCTGGAATTACAAGACAGTACCTAGACTTCCCAGTCAAGGCAGGGACAGACGAAAACCAGGAGTACTGCCACAAGCTTGTTATCCGGTTGCACAGG GTGATTCAGCCCTTCATTTTGAGGCGCTCGAAGAGAGACGTTGAGAAGCAGCTGCCAAAGAAATACGAGCACATCCTGAAGTGTCGCCTCTCGAGCAGACAGAAGATACTGTACGAAGATGTTATGACTCAGACCCG ATCCCAAGAAGCCCTCAAGACCGGTCACTTTGTTAGCGTTCTTCATGTTTTGATGCAACTTCAGAGGATCTGCAATCACCCAGACTTGGTTCATCCTAGAACCACACGGTCTGCCTATGTGTCAGCTGCACTGCAGTATACAACACCCTCCTTAGTACTGGGAGCTATACAGTATGATCCTTGGAAG aATGTGGACATGTCCATATTTGACCTGATCGGAAACGAAAACAAGCTGACAAGGTATGAAGCTGAAGAAGTGTTGCCAAAGCAGAAGGTGACCAGGAAGCTGATTGAGGAAATCTACACCGCCCCTGACCCTCCAGCCAGACCCAAACAAGTGAAATTAAAGCCCAGCAG GTTGTTTGAGCCGGTGCAGTACGGTCAGAAGCCTGAGGGCAGGACTGTTGCATTTCCTGGTTCTCCGCCTCAGCGCacacccaccaccaccaccaccgcggCTACGGTGTCCCAGCAGGGTCAGGTGCGGGGGAAATCTCCTGTCACCACAGTCCCAGCCACACAGG CAGCAGGGACGCCGTTTCAGCCAACCCagaccactactactactactaccactgcATCATCAGTCAGCACTCCTCCCACTCCAGGACAGCAAACGGTTACATCAGCAGCCTCTGTCAGCGGCAGCACTACCTCCTCGACTAGCACAGTGAGCAAGGCTCTGAGCAGCCCTGCAGGTGGCGCTGTGCCCCAGCTAGGCCAGACTGCACCTGTGCCAGTTTCTAGGCCGGCTCAGGTCACGCCACAGGCCCCAGCCCATACCATGCAGCAGAGCGTGCTGCCTCAGAGGCTGGTGCTTACCTCCCAGGCCCAGGCACGATTGCCTA GTGGAGAGGTTGTGAAGATCGCTCAGCTCGCCTCTATTACTGGCAGCCAAAGTAGAATCACCCAGCCCGAGATGCCCGTTACTTTGCAGTTTCAGGGCAACAAATTTACCTTGTCCTCCAGCCAGCTTCGGCAGCTTACAGCCGGCCAGCCCTTGCAGCTACAAGGTACACTCG GCAATATTCTGCAGATCGTGTCAGCACCTGGCCAGCAGATCCTAAGACCTCAGGGCTCTGTTGTAATGCAGACAGTATCTCAGACCCAGCCTGTGCAGAATGCTGTGACTGCGCCGAGCCAACAAGCACAGACCGCCACTGCTCCCACTACCACAGCAGTGCAAGGCAAGG CCCCAGCCGTCGTTGTGAGAACTGCTGTTCCAAGCACAGCTGCGGGAGACCAGACTGCAAATGTGAAAGCTGTTGCTGCGACAGGAACTACGACCCAG GAGGCCTCAGAAGCAAGGAACCGGCTCGTTAAGGAACGGCTAGACAGGGTGTTTTCTGCAAACGAGAGGAGATGCTCTCGATCTGTATTCTATGGGGCAGACCTTCTGGAAGTCTGCTCTGTGTTCGACAAAGACCCAGTACCCAAACCTGCCACTGAGTCCAATAACTCTTGGAGGTGGATTGGCAGGGCCAACTGCCTGAGTGTCCAGCAAGCAAGTGCTTCTGTTTCTCACCTGCAAGAAGCTTTATTCACTTCAGAGCAGAGACGAGAAGCCCTGCAGGACATGGCACAGCG GTTTGTCTGTGTCGTTCCGCCTGCTATAGCACCTGCCCCACAGCTGTACTCGGCAAATCCTCCCCCTCAGTACAGTCTCGAACTGAAGATGTTTAGACACAAGTTCCACCAAGAAATGGCTCCGCACACAAAGCAGCTGAGGAGCCCTACTGCAAACCACCTTATAGAGTTTCCTGATCTCCGACTGTTACAGATGGACTCAG GGAAGCTGGAGGCTTTGTCAGTTCTGCTACACAAGCTGAAATCGGAAGGCCGTCGGGTGCTGATTTTCACACAGATGGTGAAAATGCTGGACATCCTAGAGAAGTTCTTGGACTATCACCATCTTCCCTACGTGAGGATTAACGAGAAAACCCCAGCCGAGCAGCGGCAG GAACAGATGAGGAACTTCAACAGGAACAAGCAGATATTTTGCACCATTCTCTCAAACCGGTGTGGTTCTGTGGTGGGCAGTGTCCTGGATGCAGACACTGTTGTGTTTTATGACACTGACCTGAACCCCAGCATGGATGCCAAGACTCAAGAATGGTGTGACAGGATCGGCAGGTCCAAGGATATCCATATATACAG GCTTGGAAGTGGTAACTCTATTGAAGAGAAGCTTCTGAAGAATGGAACTAAGGATCTAATCAGAGAGGTGGCTGCCCAGGGGACTGACTACACCTTGGCCTTTTTAACACAG cgaACAATCCAGGACCTGTTTGAAGTGGAGTCTGGGTCTGGAGAAAAAGTGGAAGAGTTTGTGGTGCTCCATCAGGACCCATCTCCAGCAGAAACCATCTCTCCCAGAATAGCACGGCCATACATACAGGCATTAAACAGCATTGGCAAGGAAGGGGCTTCGGGGGCTCCTATAAAATCTGAAGACGACAGTGCTGCAGAAACGAGTGAAGATTTGGGTGTGGAAGGAGATGTGAAGTATGAAGACGAGCCTTCTCGCTTGGAGGAACTGGTCGCAGTTGTAGAGCAG CTTACTCCAATTGAGAAATATGCTTTACATTACCTGGAGTTTGTTCACATGTCCAGCACTGAAGAGGAAGAAAGGAAAGCTATG GAGAAGATGATTGCTGCTAAGAAAGAGTGGGAGGTGCAGCAGCTGAAGAAACTGAAGATCGAAGACGAGGAGAGAATGAtgctggaggaggaggaagatCTCTTTACTTACACTCGTGAAGACGCCTACAACATG gaataTGTCTATGATGGTCCAGACGGACAGACGGAAATAATGCCG ctGTGGACCCCACCAACACCCCCTCAAGATGACAATGACGTCTACATCGACTCTGTGATCTGTCTCATGTATGACAGCACTCCCGTGCCTGAATCGAAGCTGCCACCTGTTTACGTGAGGAAGGAACACAAGCGGCTTAAGATGGATCCATCCG CTGCAGGTAGGAAGAAGAAGCAGCGTCATGGAGAGACAGTCATCCCCCCGCGCTCGCTGTTTGACAAGGGCAGCTTCCTGAAGCCACGCAGAGAGGGGAAAGACCAGAAGAAGAACTTTTCGCTCAAGCAGCAGGCTCCCTTCGCTAAACCTCTACCCTCGCTTGTCAAACCTGCTGTTGAGGCTGGGCAGGACAATCCTGAGTGGCTGATCAGTGAGGACTGGGCCCTGTTACAG GCCGTGAAGCAGTTGCTCGAGCTGCCCTTGAACCTCTCCATTGTTTCAGCTGCGCACACACCAAACTGGGACATGGTCAGCGATGTTGTTAACTCCTGCAGCCGGGTCTATCGCTCCCCCAAACAGTGCCGGAGCAGATACGAGAACGTCATCATCCCCAGGGAGGAAGGAAAG ttggTCTACGAAGCCAAtccaaaaaagaaaaccaaaagcaTTTACAAG tcCAAAAATAGCCGTCCGCTTCGCACCTGCCAGATCTACGCCCAGGATGACAGCGCTACTCACATTCACCTGTATAACAGTCGCTTTGAGTTGATGAAGATTATCGCCAGCAAGCGAAGTCCACCTATTAAGCCGCT ACTGGGTATGAATCCATTCCAGAAGAATCCTAAGCATGCCTCAGTGTTAGCAGAGAG CGGAATCAATTATGATAAGCCACTGCCTCCTATCCAGGTTGCATCACAGCGCGCGGAGAGAATTGCAAAGGAGAAAAAG GCTTTGGCAGAGCAGCAGAGGGCTCAGCAGTTAGCTCAGCAACAGGCTGGCCCACAGCCTCCACCACCACCTACTCCACAGCCACAGACGCAGCAGCCAGCCCAGCCCCAGGCTGTCCCTCAGGCTCAGGCAGTGGTCCAGGCCGCCGGAAACACCGTCACCAACACAGCCTCACTG GCTGGAACAATCAAGACAGCAGCTGTTGGAACAAGTCTTCAGACTG cgccTGTCAGTGGCAATGTGATTGTGAATACAGTGGCAGGAGTTCCAGCAAGCTCGTTTCAGCCCACCAACAAACGGCTTGCCTCTCCGGTTATTCCTGCCACTTTGACA ACAACAGTAGGCGCCTCCCCCCAGGTGGTACACACTCAGCAACGGACAGTCTCAACTCCCGCTGCACCTGCTGAGGTTGTTGCCATAGCAACCAACCAAGGAGTCAGAACCGTAACACCGGTAACGGCATCAACCGTGTCGACCACCCTCACTCCAGTGCAAACGCAGAACAGGTCTTTGATTACACAGGTTAACCCAG CCACAGCCCCTAGTATGCAGTTACCTCCAGGTAAAGGCATCACCCATGCCCAGCTCCACCTCCTGAGGCAGCAGCAGGCTCAGGTGCAGGTCCAGCAGATCCAGGCTCAGGCTGGCTCTCCTGCCCAGATAAAGACTGTCGGCAAGCCAACTCAG GAACAGTTTTTGAAGATACAGCAGAAGCAGAAACTCCAGCTACAGCACCAGCAGGCAGTAGCAGCCCAGCAGCAGACGCAACAGCCCTCGCAACAGGCAGCTCAGGCACAGCAGCAAcaggggcagcagcagcagcagatcacCGCAGTGACCACGTCCAGAGGAGGGCCGGTCCTCACTGGCACCACGGTCACCAACCTGCAGGTCGCACGTCTG ACACGAGTGGCTGGAACCCAGCTGCAGGCTCAGGGGCAGATCCAGAGCCAGCCTGCACAGACCGCCCAGGTGACCCTGACGAAACCCCCTGTGGTGTCTGTGCCGGCAGTCACCACTCTGCCTGTCACTATGGCAGGGATCAGCGTGGCTATCGGACAACCGCAGAAAGCAG GTGGCCAGGTGGTGGCGCACCAGTTGCAGATGCAGCAGCATCTTCTGAATCTCAAAAAACAGCAGGCAGCTGCCGCTGCAGCCGCACAGCAGCAAAAAGCAGTGCAGACCCAGGTGGGGCAGGGACAAGGCACTGTGCAGCAGAAG